From one Dermacentor silvarum isolate Dsil-2018 chromosome 3, BIME_Dsil_1.4, whole genome shotgun sequence genomic stretch:
- the LOC119444869 gene encoding uncharacterized protein LOC119444869: protein MVALQVSLVLALVTSAIAGYAPYRDLRVSYGYGSAYGAYPLPSAPAVVSAPSAHVASTYHAAPVALATYRTAAAVPAVTSFQAYHATPVVKAAVAAVPSYAATYRASPAVTRYYQAAPATVLAHAPSVATAVHAVPASFSTVTRVAAAPSVTGVYRSAPVVAAAPALASVSRVTKLNTYHAAPAVATVAATPAFATYRSAPVITRQYHTGHLYTSAVPAVSGVTNLGTTYGVAPAVSRIYNSAPFVSAAAPAVATAVHAVPAVAGVSKLTGVTYQTAPTLAAYHTSPAVTRVYQSSPVLAAGPAVASAVHGLPAVTKLTAYRPAPVVTGVYGSAVHAAPAVATVHHAATGVTRVTKSDPFHVSEEHTVHTRPVVSTVAHSPVSAVAHVPAYGYGVGALGYTQGLPVYGPNYGYGLDAFGYTAKIHKK from the exons ATGGTCGCA CTTCAAGTTTCCCTGGTCTTGGCTCTGGTTACAAGCGCCATTGCCGGCTATGCGCCGTACAGAGACCTCCGGGTGAGTTACGGATACGGCTCAGCGTACGGCGCGTACCCACTACCCTCTGCTCCAGCCGTCGTTTCTGCTCCTTCCGCCCACGTTGCGTCGACGTACCACGCTGCCCCCGTGGCACTGGCCACCTACCGCACAGCCGCTGCAGTTCCCGCAGTGACCAGTTTTCAAGCTTACCACGCTACTCCCGTAGTGAAAGCTGCCGTGGCTGCTGTGCCTTCCTACGCTGCTACGTACCGCGCTTCGCCGGCCGTCACCCGCTATTACCAGGCAGCACCCGCCACGGTCTTGGCACACGCACCGTCGGTGGCAACCGCGGTCCACGCCGTCCCAGCTTCCTTCTCTACTGTGACCAGAGTAGCCGCAGCACCATCCGTCACCGGTGTCTATCGCTCCGCCCCAGTCGTTGCTGCCGCTCCAGCTCTGGCCTCTGTCTCTAGAGTCACCAAGCTTAACACTTACCATGCTGCCCCAGCCGTCGCCACCGTCGCGGCCACTCCAGCTTTCGCCACCTACCGCTCGGCACCAGTTATCACCCGCCAGTACCACACCGGTCATCTGTACACATCAGCCGTGCCAGCGGTCTCAGGCGTTACCAACCTGGGCACGACTTACGGAGTAGCGCCGGCGGTGTCCAGGATCTACAACAGCGCTCCATTCGTTTCTGCTGCCGCCCCAGCGGTAGCTACCGCTGTTCACGCCGTTCCAGCCGTCGCCGGGGTATCTAAGCTGACAGGAGTCACCTACCAGACCGCTCCTACTCTGGCCGCGTACCACACCTCCCCAGCCGTTACCAGAGTTTACCAGAGTTCCCCTGTCCTGGCCGCCGGCCCGGCTGTTGCCAGTGCTGTCCATGGATTGCCAGCCGTGACCAAGCTGACCGCGTACAGGCCCGCGCCAGTCGTCACCGGTGTCTATGGTTCCGCCGTTCACGCTGCCCCTGCTGTAGCCACCGTACACCATGCGGCCACTGGTGTGACCCGGGTGACCAAATCCGAcccattccacgtgagcgaggaGCACACCGTCCACACGAGACCCGTGGTCTCCACCGTGGCGCACTCTCCAGTCTCCGCTGTGGCACATGTCCCAGCCTACGGGTACGGAGTCGGAGCCCTGGGGTACACGCAGGGTCTTCCCGTCTATGGCCCTAACTACGGATACGGGCTCGACGCCTTTGGTTACACTGCCAAGATTCATAAGAAGT AG